In Gemmatimonadales bacterium, the following proteins share a genomic window:
- a CDS encoding GspH/FimT family pseudopilin: protein MRRGITLIELLLVLIVTGLLSAIALPRFATLADDLAVEAAARHLVGAHRRARMIAILESRPVVLTIAPDSLVIRLGSAGPQSWRASGPVADGVALAGGAKQIVFSPVGVTAGLSNASFQLTRGGASRTVVVSRLGRVRILP from the coding sequence ATGCGACGCGGCATCACCCTCATCGAGCTGCTGCTGGTCCTGATCGTCACGGGGCTGCTGTCCGCCATCGCACTGCCCCGGTTCGCCACCCTGGCCGATGATCTGGCCGTCGAGGCGGCAGCCCGTCACTTGGTCGGGGCCCACCGGCGGGCCCGGATGATCGCCATTCTGGAGAGCCGTCCCGTGGTGCTCACCATCGCACCGGACTCGCTGGTTATCCGGCTGGGCAGTGCGGGCCCTCAGTCGTGGCGAGCATCCGGTCCGGTGGCCGACGGGGTCGCGCTCGCCGGCGGGGCCAAGCAGATCGTCTTCTCGCCGGTTGGTGTCACGGCCGGTCTTTCCAATGCATCGTTTCAGCTCACTCGGGGGGGCGCGAGTCGGACCGTGGTCGTATCACGGCTCGGCCGTGTCCGGATTCTTCCCTGA
- a CDS encoding Ig-like domain-containing protein — MLHAVGLLLALQQTAPVPPTPSPIAKAIVQPAEVAIQVGDTVRLKVSALDSAGRPYPGTTVRWFQSGGHFEGTVDSTGLVTGGATGTLTLSALVSPAAGGSPAAGFARVTILPGPAAKIAIEPVVTKLYAGQTVQLMATPYSANDDRRYDEVIWSSDAPAVVAVSRSGRLTGGRPGRATLTARAGRSRRTLSITVHPNPVASLQLEPGDTSIRTGDVLKIGFRARNAAGRTVSDAQPEWSLSPGNGQIDPDGSFVADVPGIYRVAASFAGRTAETLVTVRDRDVRRPTTLVGRLPIAFPAAEFWIHPDGKHGYLTTIGDRIYAVDLANPATPSITDSVVVDARHINDVMTTEDGKYGVLTRENASTRKNGIVVLSFEDPAHPKAIAEFTETVTGGVHSTFIYRGYVYLTDDATGSMRVIDLRDPYKPRQVARWETPGTSAGRMLHDIDVQDGLAYLSYWNNGLVILDVGNGMAGGSPENPQLVSQYKYALDDLYRDVEAVGGPGFIRGTHTAWRHGKYVFVGDEVFSAKPRNTEGGGVVGLGRAYGRLHVIDVSELRHPREVAYYEPKDGGTHNVWVAGDTLYMGDYQGGLRVLDISGELRGDLLRQGREIAHVVTGDSRGVVPNAANAWGAFYRNGLVYVNDINAGLWIVKVEPSSELTP; from the coding sequence CCTTCACCCATCGCCAAGGCGATCGTGCAGCCGGCCGAGGTGGCCATCCAAGTGGGTGACACCGTCCGGCTCAAGGTCTCGGCCCTGGACTCCGCAGGACGACCGTACCCCGGCACCACCGTGCGGTGGTTTCAGTCCGGTGGGCACTTCGAGGGGACCGTGGATTCGACGGGGCTGGTGACCGGTGGCGCGACCGGAACCCTCACACTCAGCGCGCTGGTGAGCCCGGCCGCCGGCGGCTCACCGGCCGCCGGGTTTGCCCGGGTCACCATTTTGCCGGGACCCGCCGCCAAGATCGCCATCGAGCCAGTGGTCACCAAGCTATATGCCGGGCAGACCGTGCAGCTGATGGCCACACCCTACTCCGCCAATGACGACCGGCGGTACGACGAGGTAATCTGGAGCTCGGATGCGCCCGCGGTCGTGGCGGTGAGCCGCTCGGGACGGCTCACCGGCGGCCGGCCCGGTCGGGCGACCCTCACCGCGCGGGCCGGCCGGAGCCGGCGTACACTCAGCATCACGGTGCATCCCAATCCGGTCGCTTCGCTGCAACTGGAGCCCGGGGACACCAGCATCCGCACGGGCGATGTGCTGAAGATCGGCTTTCGGGCCCGTAACGCCGCGGGCCGTACGGTGAGCGACGCGCAACCCGAGTGGAGTCTCAGCCCGGGCAACGGGCAGATCGACCCCGACGGCAGCTTCGTGGCCGATGTCCCCGGGATATATCGGGTCGCGGCCAGCTTCGCGGGCCGAACCGCCGAAACCCTGGTCACCGTGAGGGACCGCGATGTCCGCCGTCCCACGACACTGGTGGGGCGGCTGCCGATCGCCTTCCCCGCCGCCGAGTTCTGGATCCATCCGGACGGAAAGCACGGATATCTCACTACCATCGGCGATCGGATCTACGCGGTCGATCTGGCGAATCCTGCGACGCCGTCGATCACCGACTCGGTGGTGGTGGATGCCCGGCACATCAACGACGTGATGACCACCGAGGACGGCAAATACGGCGTCCTCACCCGGGAGAATGCCTCGACCCGCAAGAACGGGATCGTGGTCCTCTCATTCGAAGATCCAGCCCACCCGAAGGCGATCGCCGAGTTCACCGAGACGGTCACCGGTGGGGTGCATAGCACGTTCATCTACCGCGGCTACGTCTATCTCACCGACGACGCCACCGGATCGATGCGGGTGATCGACCTGCGCGATCCCTACAAGCCGCGGCAGGTGGCCCGGTGGGAGACGCCCGGCACAAGCGCGGGCCGGATGCTGCACGACATCGACGTGCAGGATGGGCTCGCCTACCTGAGCTACTGGAACAACGGTCTGGTGATCCTCGACGTCGGCAACGGCATGGCCGGCGGCAGCCCGGAGAACCCCCAACTGGTCTCCCAGTACAAGTATGCCCTGGATGATCTCTACCGCGATGTCGAGGCGGTGGGCGGACCGGGGTTCATCCGTGGCACCCATACGGCCTGGCGCCACGGCAAGTACGTCTTCGTCGGAGACGAGGTGTTCTCGGCGAAGCCGCGCAATACCGAGGGAGGTGGCGTGGTCGGACTGGGCCGAGCCTACGGGCGGCTCCACGTGATCGACGTATCGGAGCTGCGCCATCCCAGGGAGGTGGCCTACTACGAGCCCAAGGACGGAGGGACCCACAATGTGTGGGTCGCAGGCGACACGCTCTACATGGGTGACTACCAGGGCGGCCTCAGAGTGCTGGATATCTCGGGTGAGCTCCGGGGCGACCTCTTGCGGCAGGGCCGGGAGATCGCGCACGTGGTCACGGGCGACAGCCGCGGCGTCGTGCCCAACGCGGCGAACGCCTGGGGCGCCTTCTATCGGAACGGACTGGTCTACGTCAACGACATCAACGCCGGGCTCTGGATCGTGAAGGTCGAGCCGTCGTCGGAGCTGACGCCTTGA
- a CDS encoding helix-turn-helix domain-containing protein: MPPLHLLVLERDPARLDALLSLLRGAGHHAVAAPDGPAAAAALALPGFDLVVLDLEAPDLDLGALRHALAPAAAGEPDSLDAAERRHISRALRHTSGNKRQAALLLGISRSTLLHKVRKYGLEDG, translated from the coding sequence ATGCCACCGCTGCACCTGCTGGTCCTGGAGCGCGACCCCGCGCGACTGGACGCACTGTTGAGCCTGCTTCGGGGGGCCGGTCACCATGCGGTGGCCGCGCCGGACGGGCCTGCTGCCGCTGCCGCCCTGGCGCTCCCCGGCTTCGACCTGGTGGTGCTCGATCTGGAAGCCCCCGATCTGGACCTCGGCGCCCTGCGTCACGCTCTTGCGCCGGCCGCGGCGGGCGAACCCGACTCGTTGGACGCGGCGGAGCGGCGACACATCTCGCGGGCGTTGCGGCACACCTCGGGGAACAAGCGGCAAGCCGCCCTGCTGCTGGGGATTTCGCGCTCGACCCTGCTGCACAAGGTGCGGAAGTACGGTCTGGAGGACGGTTAG